GAGATGTCTGAGTCCAGACAGCCATAGGCAGGAAGTGCTGACCGTCTCTCTGGGTGTTTTTGGTTCCCAGACCAGCAGTGGCTACTCAGAGAAGAGACCTGGCTATCCAACTTacgagagacacagcaagaaggtgactgtggagaagagaaagagcttGAGGCCTTTGTGGCACCTGATGCTTGGCTCCCAACAGTTCCTCAGACTCCACCATCTCCACTGgtccaaagccagaagagggtggtaCAGCCCCGGTGCTTGCGGAAACATACTTCTCGGGCTACAGTGTGGAACATTAGGCAGAAAAAGGTATCGTTCCAGCTGGAGAGAATTATTAAGAAGCGGAGGCTGCTGGAAGCCCAGAGGAGACTGGAGCAGCTCAATGCACTCTTCTGGATCCAGGATAATGGCACCTCCAAGGCCCCAAGTTGGGCCTCTAGCTCTAACACCACAGGCTCAGGTTCTCAGCGTAGAAGCAGATGGACAACTTGCAGCTCTCTGAGTCTCCAGAGGCTCTGCAGTCAACGCCTGTCCCAGCTACGCAGGTACCAATGATGTCACCAGGAGCCGTGGCTGGAGTTAACCAGTTTTCCAGGCAGTGCTCTTTACTCTGGGGCTTCTTCAGTCTGTTAGGTGGTTAGGTGTTTAGTCCTCTGGTCCTGCTGGGCTTCTCATTGTTTGCATATCTTAAGAAACAGACTGCTTCTTAGCTCTCAGAGCTGCTTTTCTCCCAGCTCATTTCTCGTTTTCAAGGAACTCAACTCATTTACATGTGTGTTTTAGACCTAGACTGCCCGGATGCAGTTTCTTATGTGTTTTGCCTCCACCTTAGTCTCACCTCCAGTCTTCCTTGATCCCACAGGCTGCCTCCACCCTGGCCTGACTGACACATGATTCCCCCGTACATGTTTGGATCTGACTGTTGGCTCCTTCACTTCCTGTCTGCTGTCACCAGGTTGGGGAGTGTATTATCCCCCAGATTCCTTGGAGTAGAAGACTGTGTCCTGTTCTGTGTGTCCTTGGCCTTGTTCAGAAGAGTCATAAATGTCTGTTGCTGTCATGTTTTCTTACCTCTCTGTCCTTCAAATAACTGGGCAGGCAAGCCAACTTTTTACTATGGGAATCATTCAAACATGCACAAAGTTGAGAGACTTATGGAGTTCCTATTTTGAGCAATTATAAAGATGCTACACTTACTTTACAGACCCACTACCCTATCTTCCAAAGGATTTAAAGCAATATCATATTTCAACCCTGTATCTTTAAGTATGTAcctctaaaaataaaaactgttctGTCATACCTACCAAATCATACCTGCCAAGATTAGGTTATAGCTTGATAGAAGCTAACACTTGGGTCACACTCAGTTTTCTCCAGTTGCTTGAATGAAGCCTTGGTTTTCCATATCAAGAACTAATTGGATTTATAAACTACCTGACACTGTTACGTCTGACGTTCCTGTAGTCattctttcctatttcttcttATCAGTATGCAAAGTGGGGCAGTTCTGTAGATGATGTCACACCATGGATTTATCTGCTTGATTCTTTATAGTATTAAAATTATTCCTGTTTTCCTCACATAGCCAGTTGCTTGAAATGTAAAGATAAAGCAGTTGGGGATGGAGATTGAGCAAAATGTATCTGAGACCACTGAAAGCCAGGGCTCTACTGTCAACAgtctgcttttgtgtgtgttgaTCTGAGGACTGTAGGACACAGTGTGTGGGTGGCCTGCTTTCCAACCTCTTTCAGAGTAACTAAGAAGAATGCCATATTACTTATATTGACACAGGGGCACTACTATTCTGATATTGCTTTCCTTGTCTTCACAGTGCTGTCATGAACTGGGATCCTTCAGCCATGTCACCACCTGTGCCTGATCTGACTCAGCAAATGCCAGAGAAAACCCTGTCAACAGATACTGTTCCCCAGGCTACAGCCTGTCCTCCAAGGACAGGATGCCTGGGCAGGAACAGCCTCCATTCATCACGGTGGAGGAAGTTCTCGCCAGCCAGGGGAGCTTCTGTCAGTAGCCAAAAAATTGAGTCATTTGGTAAGCAGTCCTGTCAGATGTCATCCCAGGGTCAATcaactaagaaacaaaaaccaacagaTGGTTCAAGGATCTTCACCCCTGCTGCCCAGACCAAGGCTAAGGGACTAGTAGCCTCTGTCAACACACAAACTGTATGGCAAAAAGAAGAGAGCTGTGCAACCTACAAGGCTCCTAAGGAAACTACCTCCCATCCTACGTATCTCAGTGGATCGGAGCAAGTAGCTGGGCATAGAAAAGTAGTCAAGACTTCTCTGGCAGAATCCAAACCACCTCCTCCAAGCAGGGCATCAAAAAAGCATCAGAGGGTGCTGGCAGCTAGGGCCAGAGACATTGCCAAAAAGTTCTCTCGTTTGTCTTGTGGCTGTCCTTTAAAAAAACAGCCTAGTGCAGAGGATCCAACCTCCTTCACAGATTCTAGACCTATAATGGACCATGTAAGGGAAGAGGACAAAGATTTATCTGACACTGAAAGCAGTTACTCAGTGGATTCTCTTTCTTACATCTATGCCAAAGTCCCAAAGGAGCTGCTGAAACCAGAGGAACTTCAGGGAAAATGGGATCTCCCAGATCCAGACAACTCTGAAAGTGGTAACAGTCAAATATCTGAGGATTCACTTGCTGGGAAAGGGCACCAAAGTCTCCCAGAAAACTCTGCAGGTGAATATTCCATGAAGGACTATGGGCATTCAAGAGCCAGACCTTCAGCCTCTGTGAGGGGTCTCCCCATGTACTCAGACAGTAGCTTATGTACTCATACAGACAGGAGCTTTTCCTTGCACAGCCTAATTGGTCCTGAAAATAGGCAAGGGGAGCCTTTCCTTGGCTCTGCTGATGAGATGCCTACAGAGACTTTCTGGCATCTGCAGAAGGCCACCCTATCTGCAATAGACAATAGACAGGGGGCAACAGACAGGCCTAGCCCTATCAACCACAGAGTGGGAGTCAGGGTCAATAATATTCTGCCAAAAAGCAATTCATTTTACCATGATCTTCAGTACCAGCCCCGTTGTGAGCAGCTTGAGTCAGAAATGGAGACCAGCTATTCCGAACAAATCAACCCTCTCCGAGGTATTCAACTTGCAAGAGAGAGCCCCCTGTTATCTGTGGATTCCTGGTTTTCTTGCGACTCTAAGGTCAATCCCAGCAGCCCCTCAGGGGTCATACATTCTCTATGTCCAAGTCCTGACATACATGAAACTCAGCCCTATAGTGAGAAGCCCCAACACTGGCTAAGCAGTGAAGAACCAAATACCTGCAAACTTCCCCAAACTAGTACTGAGCCACCCTGCAGTTCAGATTTGTATGCAACTTCTGCTTCTGATACATCCAAGCCCTCAGTTTGTGGAAGCCAAAGACTCCTTCAGCCAGGAGTTGATGGATTCTTTCAGGGCAGAGAAATGCCTGACATGACCAACCAGGGCATCTCTGAAGAGTCCCACAATTCTGACATGTCGAGTGTGCTGGCTACCTCTGCCACCTCGTTCACTCATGTACGTAGTATTAATAAGAAGGACTGGGCTGCCCTTCATCAAGAATATCTCCTTGAACTCTCTGATTCTATTTTTGAAGCTATAGGAGAGCCCAGGCCAGCTTTCCCCTTCCTGGAGGAAGAGTCTAGCTCCCTGGCTGATGCTTCTGATAAAGTAGACTCTCCGTTGCCCACTGGCCCTGGGTTATCTAGAAATTTAGATTTCTGCTCCTTTCCAGCCCACCTATCCCAAATCAGGCACTTAAATGCAGAGAAAGACCATGACAGTCTGAGTGCCAACGTAGAAAGTGCTTCTGATCTCTTCAGTACTGTTGAGAGGATGAGCTGTAATGAGGCGTACCCCACAGACATAGAGTCTCTGACTTCTGGATCTATAAATGCACAGGCCTGCACAGCAGGAAATGCGATACCAAGTTCCATGACAGAAGCATGGGAAGTCAATCAGGCCAGCTTGGAAGGGTGCCTTCAGGGTGGCAGACATTCTGCACTGAAAACTTCCTCTGGGCAGTATTTCTTCCAGAAGAGGACTTATCACAATCATGACACCTCAGCCTCTGAAGTAGATTATTTACCTCAAGATGAGACTCTTCTCAGGAAAAATACTCCAGTTCAACCAGGACTATTAAGTCACAACAGCCACCAGCACCCCCTGCTGGAAGAGAAGGCGGCTTCCCAGGAGTGCTCCGAGGAAGTAGCTGGAACACACATAGATGCCTGTTGCACTTTCCCTTCAGGTCCAGAGCTGGTCCTGCACTCTGACCCTTGGAGCTCTTTTCCATCCTTCCTGCAGTCGCCTTCCCTGGAAACATTCTATGTAACCAAAAGCAGGGATGCCCTGACAGAAACTGCCTTAGAGATTCCAGCCTGCAGGGAAGCCTGggtgccctccccaccccctagaGAAGCCTGGGGCTTTGGTCATAGTCATCAAGTCCCCCAGAAAGCtcacaagaaaaataatttgccCAAGTTGTCCCAAAGTCAGAATTCTAAGATTGATTCACCTCATCAGACAATAACCAAAAGGCCAACAGATACGAATATAGGGGAAGTTACTGGAGAACTGGGGAAACGGCCcagaaatatgaaaaaagaagaaCCCCATGATTCTGCTTACTGTTTCGTTGCTCAGAACAGACAGCATCTCCCTTCTACCAGACTCAAAGCTTGTGAATGTAGAAATCAACTTGGAATTTTAAATAAGTACAGCCTCTCAGTCCATGAGGATGGAGAAGGGGCCTCTGCATGGCATCACTGCAGTGTTGCCTTCAATGGCTCTGAGTCAAAGACTTTGCTCTTCATTTGTGATTCTAAGGCAAGTGGGGAAGAACAGAGTCCACTCCTGCCAGAGACGCAGTCCTCTGGTACGCACAGTCAGTCTCCTCCTGGAGACAGGTCTGATTTCATTGGTAAAATCACCAATTTAGACCTGGAGAAGGTCATGCCAGAGGAAACTGCTGTTTCCTTGAAATCAAGATCACTCCATTGTCGAAGTAGCCCTGCGATCATGGCAGGAGGTAGGAGTCCCACCCACAGGTGGGAGGGGAGGAATGAAACTGTGCTTCTCAGAGAAGTGATTTCCAAAGACATCCGAGAAGAATTTAGTCTTCCAGGAACCCAGTATACCTGTGAAAGATGCCATCTAGTTATGTGCTCTCAGGAAAGAAAGCCCACTGAATGCAAGGCCCATGGGCAGTCACAAGAAATACAGTGCAAAGAAAAACCTTTGGGAgagaaacagaataaaagagttaATAGTACTGATGAAATGGCTAGGCTGATCAGGAGTGTAATACAGCTGGAAACTGGCATCTTAGAAATCGAATCCAAGCAGAATAAGCAACTTCATGCTTCCCACACGCCAAGTACAGAACTTATGCTCCAGGACTTACAGGACCAGAAGAAGACTGACCAGGTCCCCGAgccagaaagttctggaaaacaTTTATGCTTTGAGGGTTATCCATCTTTTCCAATACAGATAGAAGATGGTATCTTTGAAGACAACAAAGCTAGAGAAATAGAGGGTAACAGTGCAATTAGTAATAATGCTCAGGTCCAGAAGATCACAGGAAGCCCCTTCAGATCAAGGGACTGTAAGCAAACAAGGGGGTCTGAGAGAGAGCACACATACCCACCACCTGGAGCACACAGACTTGCCAGGGATATCTGTGGTTCTTTAGGGAAGGGCGAAGCTCTCAGAAAGCCTAGCAACATGTCCCTTCACTCTAGGAGAATGAAAGCATTAGCTAGATCTCTGCTATTGCAGCGCAGCCCGGAGAGAGCTGAGAAGGATGATGAGCTCCTAAAAGCATCAGCAAAGTTCCAAGAGCAGACTTGGGCCTTGGAAAGTCTTGAGGAACTGGAGAGTGTGGAAAGTTTTCAGGAAAGCCAAATTATTGCAGTCCCAAGTGATTCAGAATTGGAGGATGTAAAAACTCCAGGGAGAGTTGAAGAAATGACAGTGGACAGGGGagggaacctgaaggaaaaagagaatGTGGAAATTTCTACTCCCAGCCAGCACTGGAAGGGCACAGTTTTCAGGCAGGAGAATGTCTCCCCATTCCATAACCAGAGAGACTTCTCTGCAGCTCTTCCTTATGGAGAGCTGAGTGGTATCCAACCCGTGCATTCTCCAAGCTtcccaagaagctgttgtcatgtCTCTGATACCAAAGGTGTCTCTTCATTTGAGAACATATTAGAACCTACAATGTTGAAAACAAATAGAAATTCTTTGGCAACTGGAGTAGGGGATCAGGATCACAGTGGGGAGACCGGAAGCAGTAGCTTGCAGGGAAGTGTTTCTGGGGATGCTTCCACCACACACACTCCCTGGGGTGGATCTGTAATGCCCATGCTCATGAGAGCTAATGGCCAGTCTGTTACATCAGACAGTATACAGCTAGAGACAGAGGACTGGATAACAGTAAGCACCAGCTCCCAAGAAGACCAGGAAGGGGACTTCAGAGTTACTTCCACAGGCTTGACTACTCAGGAAGGTTTGGGTTCTGAAGCTGAGGCAActgaacaagaagaaacaaaaaccagttcTTTGGATACTGTCTTAAGGCAGACTGAAAGGAGGGTCAGTTTCCTTTTACAAGAAGATAGTGACCAGGGTGAAGAGgaaaggcagaaggcagaggagaaGTCAGAAGACCAACAACTTCCTAACTCTGCTTGCTTACCACCAGTGTCTGTACTGAAAGGACCTGATCCAGAGCCTCTGCTACTACCAGACTCCTCTGTCCATGCATCCATATGCCTGTCTATCTTGGAAGAGATCAGACAGGCAAAAGCACAGAGAAAGCAGCTTAATGACTTTGTGGCTGAGGGGACAGTCCTTCCTTATGAGACGTCACAAGAAGCTGAGTGTTTTTCAGAGGCTGCTGGTAGGTCTCAGACACAGACAGTTACGTTAGGGTGGGATAGCACCAGGAACGATGCTAAGACACAAGGACTGCATGTGGCATCTCCACCTCCTGTGTTTGCAAACCTCTTGGCTGATGAGAGGAGAGCCCAGGCCAGTGCAGGGAGCCTTCAACATGTGCTCAATCCTGAAACTGATAGAGGGCCACAGCATCATTTGTTGGCTTCTTCTCACATTATTTCAGGGCTAGCAGAAAGATACTGCACTGGAGAAGCAAGGCAATTTTGTGGAGCAAGAGGATGGTCTGATTTTTCTGAAGTCATcgagaaaaaagaaacatctaGAACAATGTCCTCTGTTGGTCCTTTGGACTCAGACAGGCTTCTTTCTATACTAGCTGTAGAGCAGAATGAGAGGGTAGGAtcagagaaagtgtctgtcttACCTTCTCAAACTTCTTGTGATGGTCCTGGGAGGATTCTGCATGGGCAAAGTCAGTTGGCTGCATGGGAGACTGCAGAGGATATATCCTTTGGTGGGAAGGACACTGTCCTGGGTCATCAGAAACCTAGTCTAGATAGCACATGTGGAGGAGACTCAGGTAAGATCTCAGTGACcacacagaaaggaaaagcagTCCATTCTGAGCGTCAGTCTGTGATCCGTACTGTTGATAATACTGTATACCTTTCTCAGCCTAAGCAAGACCATGTGCAGTGCTCCGATGCTTCTGCTGGCTTAGAAGGAATGGAGGCAAGTCCAAAGTcatgtgctcttcagcctggagCTCCAAGAAAGGTTGAAGCAGAAGCTAACATATGGCATCCTGTCAAGTGGAAGAATGTTGACTCTGGTCTGGCAGAAGCATGTGGGAGTGACAGCAAAAATCTAAGGTCAACTCCATTTATAGATAAAAGACCAAGCCTGCATCCCAGTGGAGTTAGAGAAGAGGCTCCAGGTCTGTGCCCAGAAGAGTGCCTTGTCTTCAAGGGGAACACTGGAGGCAGCAGGCCACTTGGCTTATCTTATGGGGAGGAAGAGAATTGCCCTCACctaagtggttctcagcctgctgctgctgttcacgACTGCCGCTCTCATTCCTCTACTCTGCCATGTTATAGAGATGGTGTCCTTAGGAAGGGAACCCTCTGGGCTGCTCCACATCCTGACCACTCACTTTTTATAGTACCATCTAGGGTCTGTGAAGTGGATGGAGCAGGAGAGAGCTTTTCCAAAGACTCTCAAGTGTCTTTAGCACATGGCCTCAAACATAAATGTGGGCCAGTAGACAACAGCATTCCCAACCCATCCACTATAGCTCTTGTCTCCTCTCCAGCTCAAAACTGCAGCTGCCTTTGCACCTCAGAAATGAAGGCAAATTGCCTCACCCACACTGTTGCTAGGGGAAGATCAGTGGACGGTTCTGGGGAAAAGACAACAGGGAAGAAGGCCAGCACTGCCCCTGAGGATTCTTATCCATCCAGCCCTGCAGGAATGAGCTCTGAGCCACGAAGAACTCTGAAGAATAACTCTGTAAGTGAGAATGTACAGGCATCACAAACAACACCAGAACATCCTGCAGTGACTCAGAGACCATATTCAAATGAAGAATCTGTTGACAGTAAGCTGGAGATAGCAGCTCAGTTTGGGCATTTAGAAAATACCATCAGATGCTGTTCAAAAAAGATGCCACCTTCCACTAAGGTCAGGGGTCACAGTTGCTTGGATTCTCAAGCCAAATTTGTAGACATGTTGAAACATACCTGCCACCCTCAGATTGAAACTTcatgggaagaggaagaacaacagagaGACCAGGTCTCAGGAGATGGCAAAGTCCATGCCCAGGTCAGAAATCTAGTATCTTCTAACATTGGTAGCTTTGATGGCTGTCAGACTAGAGATGGTGAAAGAAAGGAGATAGTTGTAGCCAAGTCTTCTGCATCCCAGACTTTCTTTTCAGACTTTGAAGCCCAAACTGAACCATCACAGCCTGCTGCCCAGACTCCTAGCCAGCTCTGCTCTGATAGGGAGCAGCTGCCTCCCAGCCACAGGCACTTGCTTCCTGTGATTGCAATCTTCTCTGGCCCCAAGCGTGCCAGGTACTCCCCTAGACCTCAGTTTACTGTGGTCAGCTCATCTCGGTCTCTTCAAGAACTAAATTTGAGTGTGAAACCTCCTTCGCCAACAGATGAAGATGCACAGGGGCCAAATTGCTTGTGGAGCCCACATCTCAGGGGTCATTCCTCCCAAAAGCCAGTATCAACATCTCAGAAGTCTCAAGATTACAGTCAGAAAGCCTCGTGTAACTTGAGCAATAGCCACACTGATCACAGGCCCTTGAACCCTGTCATTCCTCCTTACCCAACGTCTTCCACTGTGTCATGTATGCCAACCCCTGAGTTCATGACTACCTGGATGCCTGGGACTTTGGAACAGGCCCATCCAGGAAAGACAGATAAACTGAGTGTCCAGGGTATGCCAGAGAATTGGCATTCTCAGGTGGACAAAGAAATGCTGCACTTTGATTCTAGTAACTTAAGTCCCTATGTCCTGCCCTGGTGTCCACAGGGACCTGTGCATATTGGTTGGAAGCAATATGTGTTTGGAAGTGCAGTTGATGCCTCTGGTAGCCAGAAATCTCAGTGCCTAATACAATCAAAAATGGCTCAGTGTTCTAGCATGGACAATGTCCTAGAAGACAAGAAATCTCCATTTCACTTCCATCCCAAGACTGATGCCCAAACCCAGGATTTGCCAAACATACACAGTGGCATTGGGAATGACCAGAGTTCAAATGAGCTGCCTCTGGCTGGAGGGAGTACCACAGCTCAGGTAGATGAGATTATATTACTCTGCCCACCAGAGACAGGCTGTGCTGGGGGGGAGGCCAGTATGAATACCTTCGAGCAGGGAACACGGACCCTGGGCAGCAGGCTTCACTCAAATTGCACTGATGTCTCTGTTCAGCCTGATGCCAGGACAATGTCAGACTCTGATCTAGCCTCCTGGACCAGGATGCACAACCTGTCTCTCCACCTTTCACAGCTTCTACATAGTACTTCAGAACTGCTTGGGAGTCTCTCACAGCCAAGTGTGATAGTAAAGGAACAGAATGGCAACAGTGAATCCCTAGATGAGGCCCAACAGGCCCTTATGATGGATGGTTCTACTCAGACCACTGTGGATGAGGGGATCCAGACAGACCTGGCCTTACCTCCTCTGGCCTTCCAGGCGCCAGAGGTCAAGTCAGAGGAAGTCAGTGTGATCCTTCACGTGATGGACTCAGGTATTACCACTGTGGCTCAAGAAAAGGGAGATGTCCCAGTGGTGTTTCagaagaaagaggcagaggaagcagcagAACCCCCAGATCTCCACAAAGGAAGTACCCACGTTAAACTGCAGAGCCCTCCTGTGACCTCACCACACTTGAGGTTTCAGAAAGCTGATTTTGGGCAGAACTTTACTTTCATGAACCCCCCAGCTTCTCCTGATGGTTCTCCACTTCCCAGTCTGCAGCCAGAGGAATCTTGCATGGTGGTCAACATGTCCAGAATCTCACACCACTCAAGGCTCACCCTTGGTGCTTCTGAGTTCACCCAAGAGCCTAGCACCCAGAATAGATTGGGCAGCTCGAGTGCTGTGCTGGTGGATAGGGCGTCCTCTCCAATCCTTACATTTAGTGCCAGCATCCAGGAGCTGAGCAACCCCTTAGCCTGTTTGACTCTATCAGTTCCCTCGGCTCATCCTCTTGAAGACTTCCAGAAGCTTGACATCAATCCAGACCCTGAAGTTGGTGACCTAAGACCTCCAATGGGTAATTCTCAAGCCACTGATAAGGCTGGCGTGTCTCGGAGAGCTGAGTCTGTGGACAGAGAAGTCAAGAGCCCCTTAGGGAAAAGTTCTGAGAGATTGTTTCTTTATTCTAGCTCCCCTTGCAGCCCACAACAGAGCTCTAGTCCCCAAGTTAGTTTCTCAGGAAAGGCCCCTCAGCAGCTTCAGCTCAAGAGCACCACTGGAGACCAAAGCAAATCACCATCTTCACCACCAAGGCACAGGATCCTTGATGATAGCGTTGTGTCTGAGAGGGTGGCTTCCACAGAGC
This Rattus norvegicus strain BN/NHsdMcwi chromosome 3, GRCr8, whole genome shotgun sequence DNA region includes the following protein-coding sequences:
- the Stard9 gene encoding StAR-related lipid transfer domain containing 9, producing the protein MANVQVAVRVRPLSKRETKEGGRIIVEVDDKVAKVRNVKVNSRLESFGDTREKVVAFGFDYCYWSVNPEDPHYASQEVVFRDLGTEVLSGASKGYNICLFAYGQTGSGKTYTMLGTPASVGLTPRICEGLFIREDDCASMPYSRSIKVSFLEIYNERVRDLLKQSNQNKSYTLRVREHPEMGPYVQGLSQHAVTSYQQVLQLLEEGIANRITAATHVHEASSRSHAIFTIHCTQATLQNNLPSETASKINLVDLAGSERADPSYCKDRITEGANINKSLVTLGIVISTLAQNSQVFSSCQSLSSAASSGGDSGIPSTTSGTSSGGGPARRQSYIPYRDSVLTWLLKESLGGNSKTIMVATVSPAHTSYSETMSTMRYASNAKNIINKPQVNEDANVKLIRELREEIERLKAMLLNFELRNFSSLNDDLDESLQELVFQNDLKIDTLTQHWTQKPNNRQALMEHYGVGINRNRARVVIDSSLPHLMALEDDVLSTGIVLYHLKEGTTRIGRIDSDQEQDIVLQGQWIERDHCTITSTCGVVILRPSQGARCTVNGREVTASCRLTQGAVITLGKAQKFRFNHPAEAAALRQERLKVGEVLGSSGSLEWLDLDGDVSASRLGLCPVLRKERRVLEEQSDKDQQPLRNGKISYRAQTEQQQCHVEALKQQAKEGQSRVQKELKLDQTHINRKITDNQQWLLREETWLSNLRETQQEGDCGEEKELEAFVAPDAWLPTVPQTPPSPLVQSQKRVVQPRCLRKHTSRATVWNIRQKKVSFQLERIIKKRRLLEAQRRLEQLNALFWIQDNGTSKAPSWASSSNTTGSGSQRRSRWTTCSSLSLQRLCSQRLSQLRSAVMNWDPSAMSPPVPDLTQQMPEKTLSTDTVPQATACPPRTGCLGRNSLHSSRWRKFSPARGASVSSQKIESFGKQSCQMSSQGQSTKKQKPTDGSRIFTPAAQTKAKGLVASVNTQTVWQKEESCATYKAPKETTSHPTYLSGSEQVAGHRKVVKTSLAESKPPPPSRASKKHQRVLAARARDIAKKFSRLSCGCPLKKQPSAEDPTSFTDSRPIMDHVREEDKDLSDTESSYSVDSLSYIYAKVPKELLKPEELQGKWDLPDPDNSESGNSQISEDSLAGKGHQSLPENSAGEYSMKDYGHSRARPSASVRGLPMYSDSSLCTHTDRSFSLHSLIGPENRQGEPFLGSADEMPTETFWHLQKATLSAIDNRQGATDRPSPINHRVGVRVNNILPKSNSFYHDLQYQPRCEQLESEMETSYSEQINPLRGIQLARESPLLSVDSWFSCDSKVNPSSPSGVIHSLCPSPDIHETQPYSEKPQHWLSSEEPNTCKLPQTSTEPPCSSDLYATSASDTSKPSVCGSQRLLQPGVDGFFQGREMPDMTNQGISEESHNSDMSSVLATSATSFTHVRSINKKDWAALHQEYLLELSDSIFEAIGEPRPAFPFLEEESSSLADASDKVDSPLPTGPGLSRNLDFCSFPAHLSQIRHLNAEKDHDSLSANVESASDLFSTVERMSCNEAYPTDIESLTSGSINAQACTAGNAIPSSMTEAWEVNQASLEGCLQGGRHSALKTSSGQYFFQKRTYHNHDTSASEVDYLPQDETLLRKNTPVQPGLLSHNSHQHPLLEEKAASQECSEEVAGTHIDACCTFPSGPELVLHSDPWSSFPSFLQSPSLETFYVTKSRDALTETALEIPACREAWVPSPPPREAWGFGHSHQVPQKAHKKNNLPKLSQSQNSKIDSPHQTITKRPTDTNIGEVTGELGKRPRNMKKEEPHDSAYCFVAQNRQHLPSTRLKACECRNQLGILNKYSLSVHEDGEGASAWHHCSVAFNGSESKTLLFICDSKASGEEQSPLLPETQSSGTHSQSPPGDRSDFIGKITNLDLEKVMPEETAVSLKSRSLHCRSSPAIMAGGRSPTHRWEGRNETVLLREVISKDIREEFSLPGTQYTCERCHLVMCSQERKPTECKAHGQSQEIQCKEKPLGEKQNKRVNSTDEMARLIRSVIQLETGILEIESKQNKQLHASHTPSTELMLQDLQDQKKTDQVPEPESSGKHLCFEGYPSFPIQIEDGIFEDNKAREIEGNSAISNNAQVQKITGSPFRSRDCKQTRGSEREHTYPPPGAHRLARDICGSLGKGEALRKPSNMSLHSRRMKALARSLLLQRSPERAEKDDELLKASAKFQEQTWALESLEELESVESFQESQIIAVPSDSELEDVKTPGRVEEMTVDRGGNLKEKENVEISTPSQHWKGTVFRQENVSPFHNQRDFSAALPYGELSGIQPVHSPSFPRSCCHVSDTKGVSSFENILEPTMLKTNRNSLATGVGDQDHSGETGSSSLQGSVSGDASTTHTPWGGSVMPMLMRANGQSVTSDSIQLETEDWITVSTSSQEDQEGDFRVTSTGLTTQEGLGSEAEATEQEETKTSSLDTVLRQTERRVSFLLQEDSDQGEEERQKAEEKSEDQQLPNSACLPPVSVLKGPDPEPLLLPDSSVHASICLSILEEIRQAKAQRKQLNDFVAEGTVLPYETSQEAECFSEAAGRSQTQTVTLGWDSTRNDAKTQGLHVASPPPVFANLLADERRAQASAGSLQHVLNPETDRGPQHHLLASSHIISGLAERYCTGEARQFCGARGWSDFSEVIEKKETSRTMSSVGPLDSDRLLSILAVEQNERVGSEKVSVLPSQTSCDGPGRILHGQSQLAAWETAEDISFGGKDTVLGHQKPSLDSTCGGDSGKISVTTQKGKAVHSERQSVIRTVDNTVYLSQPKQDHVQCSDASAGLEGMEASPKSCALQPGAPRKVEAEANIWHPVKWKNVDSGLAEACGSDSKNLRSTPFIDKRPSLHPSGVREEAPGLCPEECLVFKGNTGGSRPLGLSYGEEENCPHLSGSQPAAAVHDCRSHSSTLPCYRDGVLRKGTLWAAPHPDHSLFIVPSRVCEVDGAGESFSKDSQVSLAHGLKHKCGPVDNSIPNPSTIALVSSPAQNCSCLCTSEMKANCLTHTVARGRSVDGSGEKTTGKKASTAPEDSYPSSPAGMSSEPRRTLKNNSVSENVQASQTTPEHPAVTQRPYSNEESVDSKLEIAAQFGHLENTIRCCSKKMPPSTKVRGHSCLDSQAKFVDMLKHTCHPQIETSWEEEEQQRDQVSGDGKVHAQVRNLVSSNIGSFDGCQTRDGERKEIVVAKSSASQTFFSDFEAQTEPSQPAAQTPSQLCSDREQLPPSHRHLLPVIAIFSGPKRARYSPRPQFTVVSSSRSLQELNLSVKPPSPTDEDAQGPNCLWSPHLRGHSSQKPVSTSQKSQDYSQKASCNLSNSHTDHRPLNPVIPPYPTSSTVSCMPTPEFMTTWMPGTLEQAHPGKTDKLSVQGMPENWHSQVDKEMLHFDSSNLSPYVLPWCPQGPVHIGWKQYVFGSAVDASGSQKSQCLIQSKMAQCSSMDNVLEDKKSPFHFHPKTDAQTQDLPNIHSGIGNDQSSNELPLAGGSTTAQVDEIILLCPPETGCAGGEASMNTFEQGTRTLGSRLHSNCTDVSVQPDARTMSDSDLASWTRMHNLSLHLSQLLHSTSELLGSLSQPSVIVKEQNGNSESLDEAQQALMMDGSTQTTVDEGIQTDLALPPLAFQAPEVKSEEVSVILHVMDSGITTVAQEKGDVPVVFQKKEAEEAAEPPDLHKGSTHVKLQSPPVTSPHLRFQKADFGQNFTFMNPPASPDGSPLPSLQPEESCMVVNMSRISHHSRLTLGASEFTQEPSTQNRLGSSSAVLVDRASSPILTFSASIQELSNPLACLTLSVPSAHPLEDFQKLDINPDPEVGDLRPPMGNSQATDKAGVSRRAESVDREVKSPLGKSSERLFLYSSSPCSPQQSSSPQVSFSGKAPQQLQLKSTTGDQSKSPSSPPRHRILDDSVVSERVASTEHGPPSSGRPSQCQGRAANEDGKSVFMVESQPNVDRPSSRRGLQPLSPCQISATTGLQSPAVDPPQVCQPVGLLCPGSQMYVASGPQHHNLRDLSVHNKFNNWYGVQDGPCKSLHVGDSLGVRCDLSSVGTQRPLQPSDKYSQEPEYLRLEHIPLQAGVQKPSLSVELTEAKLHHGFGETDALLKVLQSGTGEVFAPEEPAMLSCEEFYTRQKKTFETLRRERTERLHNFRRTRSLSPQKRLRFLPSKDLPTGELDLPSRRQEYLQRLRKHVVETTRIPEPAPRLARPPSDIELMLQEYRQAREEAKAEIAQARDRLKERSEQEKKRIRQQIISQLLKEEEKLQILANSSSLYTSSNGSISSGVTSDYNSSPAFLGHLQSLEVLEDSQVPDSQDTWIGDWRGRSTVRNSYLYLTGSSWKNLAHSCRASMGSGCCSPSSLSSLGTCFSFPYQDLAKHIVNTSMADVMAACSDNLHNLFIRQASAGWNYQGEEQEVQLYYKEFSSTRHGFLGAGVVSQPLSQVWAAVSDPTLWPLYHKPIQTSRLHQRVTNSISLVYLVCDTTLCALKQLRDFCCVCVEAKEGHLSIMATQSVYDASMPRPSRKMVRGEILPSAWVLQPVLLEGKEITRVIFLVQVELGAPGFPPHLLNSFIKQQPLVVAKLASFLRR